In Vigna unguiculata cultivar IT97K-499-35 chromosome 3, ASM411807v1, whole genome shotgun sequence, a single genomic region encodes these proteins:
- the LOC114177566 gene encoding HMG1/2-like protein, translated as MPKVKADTKAADNRLKRKGAGAGRKQSKKAAKDPNKPKRPPSAFFVFMSEFREQFKKEHPNNKSVAVVGKAGGDKWKSLSDAEKAPFIARAEKKKEEYEKSISAYNKKLEGKHSEEEESDKSKSEVNDEEEDEEDDEDDE; from the exons ATGCCGAAAGTCAAAGCTGATACTAAAGCTGCTGATAACAG GTTGAAGCGCAAGGGCGCTGGCGCTGGTAGGAAACAATCGAAGAAGGCTGCTAAGGATCCTAACAAGCCGAAGAGACCTCCAAGTGCTTTCTTCGTTTTCAT GTCTGAGTTCAGAGAGCAGTTCAAGAAGGAACACCCAAACAACAAATCTGTTGCTGTT GTTGGCAAAGCTGGTGGTGACAAATGGAAATCTCTGTCTGACGCG GAAAAGGCACCCTTCATTGCTAGGGctgagaagaaaaaagaagagtaTGAGAAGAGCATCTCGGCGTATAATAAGAAATTG GAAGGAAAACATTCAGAGGAAGAAGAATCTGACAAGTCGAAATCTGAGGTTAACGACGAGGAGGAAGATGag gaggatgatgaagatgatgagtGA